CAGACGCTGTGAGCGACCAGAGCGAGGCGCAGGCCGACACCGGCCGGGCGCCGGAGGAGCAGGGCACGACCGGGCCGGAGGAGCAGGTGCCGCTGGCCACGCCGGAGACCGACGGCGTGCCGGAGGCGGTCGACGACACCCACCCGGACACCCGGCTGGCGGCCGAGCGGCTCGAGGAGATGCGCCGCATGCAGGCGGAGTTCGTCAACTTCCGCAACCGCACCCAGCGGGAGCGGGAGGGCGACCGGGGCCGGGCGACCGGCGCCGTCGTCGAGGCGCTGCTGCCGGTGCTGGACGACGTGCACTCCGCGCGGGAGCACGGCGACATCACCGAGGGCAGCCCGTTCGCGGCGATCGCCGACAAGCTGGAGCAGGCCCTGGGCCGCTTCGGGGTCGAGCGGGTCGGCGCGGTCGGTGACGTCTTCGACCCCACCGTCCACGAGGCGCTCATGCACCTGCCCGCGGACCGCTCCCCGGTGGAGCTGCCCGAGGGCACGACGGAGATGACCGTGGTGCAGGTCATGCAGCCCGGCTTCAAGGTCGGCGACCAGGTCGTGCGCGCCGCGCGCGTCGCGGTCGCGGACCCGGGCTGAGCGGCATACCTGGAGCAGAATGAGCACGGCAGGAGGAGGTGAGCACCGATGGTGAACCAGGACTGGTTCGACAAGGACTTCTACGCGATCCTCGGCGTCAGCAAGGACGTCGACGCCAAGGAGCTGAAGAAGACCTACCGCAAGCTGGCGCGCCAGCACCACCCGGACAGCAACCCGGGCGACGCGGCGGCCGAGCAGCGGTTCAAGGACATCGGTGAGGCCTACGCGGTGCTCTCCGACCCCGAGCAGCGCCAGCAGTACGACGCCGTGCGCGCCATGGGCGGCGGCGCCCGCTTCACCGCGGGCGCCGGCGGCCCGGGCGGTGCCGGCGGCGGGTTCGAGGACGTCTTCGCGC
This genomic window from Serinicoccus chungangensis contains:
- a CDS encoding nucleotide exchange factor GrpE; amino-acid sequence: MTDQPQGNPGPGAPEEERPGSGPVIRDKRRIDPETGRVRQSTEGADAVSDQSEAQADTGRAPEEQGTTGPEEQVPLATPETDGVPEAVDDTHPDTRLAAERLEEMRRMQAEFVNFRNRTQREREGDRGRATGAVVEALLPVLDDVHSAREHGDITEGSPFAAIADKLEQALGRFGVERVGAVGDVFDPTVHEALMHLPADRSPVELPEGTTEMTVVQVMQPGFKVGDQVVRAARVAVADPG